A stretch of Caenorhabditis elegans chromosome IV DNA encodes these proteins:
- the nlp-60 gene encoding Neuropeptide-Like Protein (Product from WormBase gene class nlp;~Confirmed by transcript evidence), with amino-acid sequence MSSSSSTFISIFIITMVLVAFCSANLATGRASLRPSAGKRAAVVGRLPAHYYQLASAVRSPKQYENEFTCNENTMSVINARYQKLQEELNGLVELMEACQTLQSTISL; translated from the exons AtgtcttcttcatcttccacattcatttcaattttcatcattaCAATGGTTTTAGTTGCTTTTTGTAGTGCAAATTTGGCAACTGGGAG agcATCTCTACGACCATCTGCTGGGAAACGTGCAGCTGTTGTTGGAAGATTACCTGCTCACTACTATCAATTAGCATCTGCTGTAAGATCACCTAAACAATACGAAAATG aatttacctGTAATGAAAATACAATGTCTGTAATAAATGCCCgttatcaaaaacttcaagaGGAACTCAATGGACTTGTTGAATTGATGGAAGCTTGTCAGACACTACAATCTACTATttcactttaa
- the ints-6 gene encoding VWFA domain-containing protein (Confirmed by transcript evidence), whose translation MPCFFFILDTSGSMSTRAHPQFSFFDLAKNFIENFIKQRTKGDNRMMVGRETDKYFLMTTQARYPKNVKVACEKLGAVVIEEIKKLHLPYGSCQLHHAILEAFKVLHVSRVQTGIDGVGIGRLISNTEPVTMILLTDGSGVAGIPIDFRLFFDPPFLGSEMTRDAFRWDQKFYTVVFRIPSTPYRPTISQLTAIDIDMPVIERLCARTGGRSFSIVSPRQIQTTIDYLLAMGNQYKIGVRFECLPAIPAPITSDEVNLVKMKFKKVIDKRPVTNIISRLNPQARPVTCHWPIPESFFPMRTMDQLPQRTSHPVILCAPIALPLHIRPELPVDKLELEPGGISDIIMEILQGRKDMTVWTYMEGSSNGPTAPFGCLRMNTLGTGITLILMPFNFPMLYSLVEEIVKEPFLNKSQVWRSKLESYFHTVPFYYNTQIRVCLDKFDVKVDYSSSMSMFYPGQLLSNLNRFKAKAREELDQMAIASKLNDSKTLKIVNPSIRIERITSRSTIIGLGNSEVDIEDDSLEGYESTPIYAGDFKIPLYPPSITDAQLDSAYRTPYSSPIEDLTSKLNRIQANIELMFDPNKITLLDMAKLGTKARFNTLEELHNMPQKLMGEYEPYQAARVKYYGQPMRKIDEEKDRTHAFGNPYKLKGLGAGIDEVMDSAVVDNNSPSTSGQPKRFGGEGRQGGGPPKRRRGPLGIDAYDQYRIRRSMRGSSAGSDISDISSSLGTFDQDSDMTTPGTSGMNTPISEFDDLQLQEMDSDDQLMKNLDEVQALRKKEEAQVQPKIKKPPPVPPASILSSQEILTRKIRIGSIIRKPANHCAFEEIMTLVAGITQEACSQLIKYALRESQRFKLKQLTERLENRLKTV comes from the exons ATGccgtgttttttcttcattttggaTACAAGTGGATCCATGTCCACCCGTGCACATCCACAATTCTCCTTCTTCGATTTGGCAaagaattttatcgaaaattttatcaag CAGCGGACAAAAGGTGACAATCGAATGATGGTTGGAAGAGAAACagacaaatattttctaatgaCAACACAAGCAAGATATCCTAAAAATGTTAAA GTAGCTTGTGAAAAACTTGGTGCAGTGGTTATCGAGGAAATAAAGAAACTTCATCTTCCTTACGGGTCCTGTCAATTACACCATGCCATTCTTGAAGCTTTCAAAGTTCTTCATGTCAGTCGTGTTCAAACTGGAATTGATGGTGTCGGAATAGGAAGACTTATTTCAAATACAGAACCGGTTACAATGATATTATTGACTGATGGAAGTGGTGTTGCTGGAATTCCAATcgattttcgacttttttttgatcCACCGTTTCTTGGATCGGAAATGACGAGGGATGCGTTTAGATGGGATCAAAAGTTTTATACCGTG gtatttcGTATTCCATCCACTCCATATCGTCCAACAATTTCCCAGCTAACAGCAATTGACATAGATATGCCTGTCATTGAAAGGCTGTGCGCCAGGACAGGTGGACGAAGCTTCTCAATTGTATCACCTCGTCAAATTCAGACTACAATTGATTATCTTTTGGCGATGGGTAATCAATACAAAATTGGCGTTCGATTCGAGTGTCTGCCAGCAATAC CTGCTCCAATAACTTCCGATGAAGTGAATCTTGTCAAAATGAAGTTTAAGAAAGTTATCGATAAAAGACCAGTCACAAACATTATTTCTCGTTTGAATCCACAAGCACGCCCAGTAACATGCCATTGGCCAATTCCAGAGAGTTTCTTTCCGATGAGAACTAT GGATCAACTTCCTCAACGTACATCACATCCAGTCATTTTGTGTGCCCCAATTGCACTTCCACTTCATATTCGTCCAGAACTTCCAGTTGATAAATTAGAATTAGAACCTGGTGGTATTAGTGATATCATTATGGAGATATTACAAGGTCGCAAAGATATGACAGTTTGg acatacATGGAAGGTTCATCAAATGGACCAACAGCTCCATTTGGATGTCTACGAATGAATACTCTTGGAACTGGTATTACATTAATATTAATGCCATTCAATTTCCCAATGCTCTATTCACTTGTTGAAGAAATCGTTAAAGAACCATTTTTAAACAAGTCGCAAGTTTGGAGATCAAAGCTGGAATCATACTTTCACACTGTTCCATTCTACTACAATACG caaatccgTGTTTGTTTGGACAAGTTCGATGTGAAAGTAGATTATTCGAGCTCAATGAGCATGTTTTATCCAGGTCAACTACTGAGTAATCTGAATCGATTTAAAGCAAAAGCAAGAGAAGAATTAGATCAAATGGCTATCGCCTCCAAGTTAAATGATTCAAAGACTCTGAAAATAGTTAATCCTTCT ATCCGAATCGAACGAATCACATCCAGATCTACCATTATTGGGTTAGGAAACAGTGAAGTTGATATTGAGGATGATAGTCTAGAAGGATATGAGTCTACTCCTATTTATGCAGGAGATTTCAAG ATTCCACTTTACCCACCATCTATTACTGATGCTCAGTTGGATTCTGCTTACCGTACTCCTTACTCTTCACCTATTGAAGATCTTACCAGCAAGCTGAACag aattcaAGCGAATATCGAATTGATGTTTGATCCGAACAAGATTACTCTCCTCGATATGGCTAAACTTGGAACAAAAGCAAGATTCAACACACTTG aagagcTCCACAACATGCCTCAAAAGCTCATGGGAGAATACGAGCCGTATCAAGCT GCAAGAGTCAAGTACTACGGTCAACCGATGCGTAAAATTGATGAAGAAAAGGATCGTACTCATGCATTCGGAAATCCATACAAACTGAAAGGTTTGGGTGCTGGAATCGATGAG GTTATGGATAGTGCTGTAGTGGATAACAATTCCCCTTCGACTTCTGGCCAACCAAAACGATTTGGTGGAGAAGGCCGTCAAGGTGGAGGACCTCCAAAACGAAGACGTGGACCACTTGGAATCGACGCATATGATCAGTACAGAATACGTCGATCGATGCGCGGATCATCAGCTGGCTCAGATATTTCTGACATATCATCAAGTTTGGGAACATTTGATCAAGATTCAGATATGACAACTCCTGGAACAAGTGGAATGAATACTCCAATTTCCGAATTCGATGATCTACAATTACAAGAAATGGATTCTGATGATCAATTAATGAAGAATTTAGATGAAGTTCAAGCTTTGAggaagaaagaagaagcacAGGTTCAGCCAAAGATAAAG aaacCTCCACCAGTTCCACCTGCAAGTATTCTATCCAGTCAGGAAATTCTCACacgaaaaattagaattgggTCGATTATCAGAAAGCCAGCAAACC ATTGTGCGTTCGAAGAAATAATGACACTAGTAGCTGGAATAACACAAGAAGCATGTTCACAATTGATTAAATATGCCCTACGAGAATCTCAACGattcaaattgaaacaacTCACTGAACGTCTCGAAAATCGACTGAAaactgtttga
- the F08B4.8 gene encoding uncharacterized protein (Confirmed by transcript evidence): MKISSHLNNNSTNRLHSSLAQIFMQPINVMLAVLLALASFAQGGRSVAPAGAVTEPTVTQAVPEGSGLSSDVTDRPNIDSTDVVSNATSVEDLLGSSTNANNTGTFNSRTFVIAPMMILALVQ, translated from the coding sequence ATGAAAATCAGTTCTCACTTGAACAACAACTCGACTAACCGTCTCCACTCTTCACTTGCACAAATCTTCATGCAACCAATCAACGTCATGCTCGCTGTTCTTCTCGCCTTGGCTTCATTTGCTCAAGGAGGCAGATCTGTTGCTCCGGCTGGTGCAGTCACTGAACCAACAGTTACTCAAGCTGTTCCAGAAGGATCAGGACTTAGTTCAGATGTCACTGATCGTCCAAACATCGACTCCACTGATGTTGTATCAAATGCAACTTCGGTGGAAGATTTGCTTGGAAGTTCAACAAATGCAAACAACACTGGTACATTCAACTCTAGGACCTTTGTAATTGCTCCAATGATGATTCTTGCTTTGGTGCAGTGA
- the hst-1 gene encoding Heparan sulfate N-sulfotransferase 1 (Confirmed by transcript evidence) has translation MIITPYLNRKITRPLKWILALIFLYLIYICLFSNNSKPPKPRKKPKLVENYTCPFARTEGTASENLFFHTNNGTDARILVILDSLFSRHGKTIIQILNSQKLQFKAEAVSKNLPVLTTSRRGRYSLIIIENYYKYLNMAQWNRQLLDKYCKEYRVPMFSFMSSKPNDQLKRIKIKGSSLWMWQNQRIQRLAVTPSIIHRISKIGNYRQFSSSDPADWILFETSEKFESVLSGTVKSGYERAVVVRDKGLEDGVERIIFGRNLTDFQVKITFLDALWWAMGNQKSFTLDRFVQVDIDDVFVGAQGTRIVEEDVRKLISTQKEFRNYVQNFTFMLGFSGSYFRNGDDLEDRGDEFLVENAEKFVWFPHMWRHNHAHEHNFTYLEAIMAQNKLFAQNMHLPVDYPYAIAPQHDGVFPVHEQLFRAWRKVWNVSVTATEEYPHFKPATARKGFIHAGIHVLPRQTCGLYTHTQLFDEYPEGFDKVQKSIEGGDLFFTILLNPISIFMTHQQNYAYDRLALYTFENLFRFIKCWTNIKLKWQDPLTSSQLYFQKFPDERTPLWTNPCTDPRHHAILPPSINCTKKSLPDLLIIGPQKTGSTALASFLSLHPNTSQNTPVPGSFEEVQFFGGQNYLKGVEWYMSNFPSSSTVTFEKSATYFDNPSAPKQAASLVPHAKIVIILQNPAQRAYSWFQHILAHEDPVAITAGSLEVILDSNSTSSKKVRQRCISGGRYVHHLTKWLEHFSLQQMIFVDSDELKMKPPTVLNSLSKWLDLPEFPFETYIRYSPSKGFHCRLLDGKTKCLGESKGRKYPEMPENLRRKLDKIFSLDNSALYKFLRKNRLKIPTWLEESVRIRA, from the exons ATGATAATAACCCCCTACCTCAATCGTAAAATTACAAGACCGCTAAAATGGATTTTAGCGTTAATTTTCTTATATTTGATTTATATATGcttattttccaacaattcGAAGCCAccaaaaccaagaaaaaagcCAAAACTTGTGGAAAATTACACGTGTCCGTTTGCAAGAACAGAGGGCACTGCCAgtgaaaatctatttttccacACTAACAATGGAACCGATGCACGAATTTTAGTAATTCTGGACTCACTTTTTTCGAGACATGGAAAAAcgataattcaaattttgaactctcaaaaactacagttCAAGGCAGAagctgtttcaaaaaatctcccAGTGCTAACTACATCACGAAGAGGGAGATATTCGCTTATAATAATTGAGAATtattataaatatttgaatatggCACAATGGAATCGCCAATTATTGGATAAATATTGCAAAGAATATCGAGTTCCCATGTTTTCATTCATGTCGAGTAAACCGAATGACCAACTCAAGCGGATAAAAATCAAG GGAAGTTCACTTTGGATGTGGCAAAATCAACGAATTCAACGACTCGCCGTCACTCCATCCATAATTCACAGAATCTCTAAAATAGGAAACTATCGGCAATTTTCTTCATCAGATCCAGCCGATTGgatattatttgaaacatcCGAAAAGTTCGAATCAGTTCTATCTGGAACAGTAAAGAGTGGTTATGAGAGAGCAGTAGTTGTTAGAGACAAAGGATTAGAAGATGGCGTtgaaagaataatttttggaagaaatttgacagattttcaagttaaaatcACATTTCTGGATGCTTTATGGTGGGCAATGGGTAACCAGAAAAGCTTCACACTGGATAGATTTGTACAA GTAGACATCGATGATGTATTCGTAGGTGCCCAGGGAACTCGGATAGTAGAAGAAGATGtgcgaaaattaatttcaactcaaaaagaatttcgaaattatgttcaaaatttcacatttatgCTAGGATTCTCGGGGAGTTATTTTCGAAATGGAGATGATTTGGAGGATCGTGGAGACGAGTTTCTCgttgaaaatgctgaaaagtTCGTGTGGTTCCCACATATGTGGAGGCACAATCATGCTCATGAACATAATTTCACGTATCTAGAAGCTATAATGGCTCAGAATAAACTCTTTGCGCAG AATATGCACCTTCCTGTTGACTATCCGTATGCGATTGCTCCGCAACATGATGGTGTATTTCCAGTTCACGAGCAATTATTTAGAGCGTGGAGAAAAGTTTGGAATGTTTCTGTAACTGCAACTGAAGAATATCCACACTTCAAACCAGCAACAGCTCGAAAAGGTTTTATTCATGCTGGAATACATGTTTTACCCCGGCAAACATGTGGATTGTACACTCATACTCAACTGTTTGATGAATATCCAGAAGGATTtgataaagttcaaaaaagtattgaagGAGGAGATCTTTTCTTTACGATTCTATTAAATCCG ATTTCGATCTTCATGACCCATCAACAAAATTATGCTTATGATCGTCTGGCTCTgtatacttttgaaaatctatttCGATTCATAAAGTGCTGGACGAATATTAAACTTAAATGGCAAGATCCTCTGACGTCATCTCAGCTGtactttcaaaagtttcctGATGAAAGAACTCCTCTGTGGACG aatccttGCACCGATCCACGTCATCATGCGATTCTTCCTCCATCTATCAACTGCACTAAGAAATCATTGCCTGATTTGTTGATTATTGGACCTCagaaaactg GTTCTACCGCGTTGGCAAGTTTTCTATCTCTTCATCCAAATACTTCACAAAATACGCCAGTCCCTGGTAGTTTTGaagaagttcaatttttcggtggtcaaaattatttgaaaggcGTTGAATGGTATATGTCAAACTTTCCCAGCtcgtctacagtaacctttgaaaaaagtgcaacATATTTCGATAATCCATCGGCGCCGAAACAAGCCGCTTCCCTTGTTCCACATGCAAAAATAGTGATAATTCTTCAAAATCCTGCACAAAGAGCTTATTCGTGGTTTCag cacatCCTTGCCCACGAAGATCCAGTAGCCATTACTGCTGGTTCATTGGAAGTTATTCTTGATTCAAATTCCACTTCATCGAAAAAAGTACGACAGAGGTGTATATCTGGTGGACGATATGTTCATCATCTGACAAAGTGGCTCGAACATTTCTCTTTACAACAAATGATTTTTGTAGACTCTGATGAGTTGAAGATGAAGCCACCAACg gtactCAACTCTTTATCAAAATGGCTTGATCTACCGGAATTTCCATTTGAAACCTACATACGCTATAGTCCTTCAAAAGGATTTCATTGCCGTTTGTTGGATGGAAAAACCAAATGTTTGGGAGAAAGTAAAGGTCGAAAGTATCCGGAAATGCCTGAAAATCTCCGTCGCAAACTGGATAAAATCttctcgctagacaactcggcactttataaatttttacgaaaaaacaGACTGAAAATTCCCACGTGGCTTGAGGAATCGGTTAGAATTCGTGCATAA
- the snrp-3 gene encoding U1 small nuclear ribonucleoprotein C (Confirmed by transcript evidence) yields the protein MPKYYCDYCDTFLTHDSPSVRKTHNGGRKHKDNVRMFYQKWMEDQAQKLVDQTARAFATNRMQGAVPRTTMGMAPVPPVGHHPMMGGPPGMPMMAPRPFPGPGVGFPGAPGMPPFPGGPMGMAGPPGMPPMMPRPPQQFRPM from the exons atgCCAAAGTACTATTGTGATTACTGCGACACATTTTTGACACATGACTCGCCATCAGTGAGAAAAACGCACAATGGAGGAAGAAAACACAAGGATAACGTCAGAATGTTTTATCAG aaatggaTGGAAGACCAAGCACAGAAGCTTGTTGATCAAACTGCACGGGCATTTGCCACAAATAGA atgcaagGAGCCGTACCACGTACAACAATGGGAATGGCCCCTGTACCACCAGTGGGTCATCATCCGATGATGGGAGGTCCCCCAGGAATGCCAATGATGGCTCCTCGACCGTTCCCTGGACCAGGAGTCGGATTTCCAGGAGCACCAGGG ATGCCACCATTCCCAGGAGGGCCTATGGGTATggctggaccaccaggaatGCCACCAATGATGCCACGTCCACCACAACAATTCCGTCCGATGTAA
- the pole-2 gene encoding putative DNA polymerase epsilon subunit 2 (Confirmed by transcript evidence): MDTTAEENALRREIVKTFQIHAFELKKEAVKLCVKLFLDHDKETRKKWTNKMIELLKKQTLQSSLISEELIRDTFRQCKSKGTQDAGKLLNVFDAFSLQPYDFDADLRKMVLRKEKTSLAADSSSFSHAARQRFFIVKQRAMRCASLKNFKFTTCEILGSSTKHLQSVVVLGMLTQQKADCYHIEDLSGSVEVEFKEDTKFHHALFHEHSIAIFEGTFENSVLTVNEVAMVPVESAEVTRKELSSNENWFGGDDKIAFRCSDRLRSALAKQEDTSLVFLSDVFLDDKKVMKAVFKLLQGYKDQPPVAIVFCGNFCSRPRQTDTIDLLDRGFRWLANQLTPLRKDYEKTQFIFVPGPDDPFVDTVLPRPHLPSLLFKHISPIISCTFASNPCRIQFASQEIVVFRSDLIKKTCRHSINSITVESIPSRYARSVLSQAHLCPLPQHITPVLPDFSHSLSLHPLPDLLITADRFETFTEKVVGADTIVSNPGSFSRSNYTFHVYYPCQNRVEASQIPVSELDDQ; the protein is encoded by the exons atGGACACAACTGCCGAGGAGAATGCGCTGCGCCGAGAAATTGTCAAAACCTTTCAGATACACGCATTTGAGCTCAAAAA AGAAGCGGTCAAATTATGTGTGAAGCTATTCCTAGACCATGACAAAGAAACTCGAAAGAAATGGACGAATAAAATGATTGAATTACTCAAAAAGCAGACAC TGCAATCATCCCTAATCAGTGAAGAACTCATCAGAGATACATTCCGTCAATGTAAATCAAAAGGAACCCAAGATGC AGGAAAACTGCTCAATGTATTCGACGCATTCTCCCTCCAGCCGTATGATTTTGATGCGGATCTTCGGAAAATGGTTctaagaaaagaaaaaactagtcTGGCTGCTGATTCGTCGTCATTCTCACATGCTGCACGACAacgattttttattgttaagcag CGTGCAATGCGATGTGCTTcactgaaaaacttcaaattcacCACATGCGAAATTTTGGGAAGTTCCACAAAACATCTTCAATCAGTTGTAGTTCTCGGTATGCTTACTCAGCAAAAG gccgACTGCTATCATATCGAAGATCTAAGCGGTTCAGTTGAAGTAGAATTTAAAGAAGACACGAAATTTCATCATGCGTTATTCCATGAGCAttcaattgcaatttttgaaggaaCTTTTGAGAATAGTGTTTTAACAGTGAATGAAGTTGCAATGGTACCTGTAGAATCAGCAGAAGTTACGAGAAAAGAGTTGAGTTCGAATGAGAATTGGTTTGGAGGAGATGATAAG ATCGCATTCCGGTGCAGTGATCGCCTACGATCAGCTCTGGCTAAGCAGGAAGATACTTCCCTTGTCTTCCTTTCCGATGTTTTTTTGGATGATAAAAAG GTTATGAAAGCAGTATTCAAATTGCTACAAGGATACAAAGATCAACCTCCAGttgcaattgttttttgtggaaatttttgcTCAAGACCCAGACAAACTGATACAATTGATTTACTGGATCGTGGATTCAGGTGGTTGGCTAATCAATTGACACCACTCAGAAAGGATTATGAAAAAACACAGTTTATCTTTGTACCAGGACCTGATGATCCATTTGTTGACACG gtACTTCCTCGTCCACATCTTCCATCTCTTCTCTTCAAGCATATTTCCCCAATTATCTCGTGTACATTTGCTTCGAATCCGTGTCGAATTCAATTCGCAAGCCAGGAGATTGTTGTCTTCCGAAGtgatttgatcaaaaaaacGTGCAG ACATTCAATCAATAGTATCACTGTCGAATCCATCCCATCGAGATATGCAAGAAGTGTGTTGAGCCAG gcgCATTTGTGTCCACTTCCTCAACATATTACACCAGTTTTACCGGATTTCTCTCATTCCTTGTCACTTCATCCACTTCCCGATCTTCTGATCACTGCTGATCGTTTCGAGACTTTCACCGAAAAAGTCGTTGGAGCTGACACAATTGTCTCAAATCCTGGTTCATTCTCTCGAAGCAACTACACTTTCCACGTCTATTATCCCTGTCAGAATCGCGTGGAAGCTTCACAAATCCCAGTTTCCGAACTTGATGATCAGTAG
- the ints-6 gene encoding VWFA domain-containing protein (Confirmed by transcript evidence), with the protein MPCFFFILDTSGSMSTRAHPQFSFFDLAKNFIENFIKQRTKGDNRMMVGRETDKYFLMTTQARYPKNVKVACEKLGAVVIEEIKKLHLPYGSCQLHHAILEAFKVLHVSRVQTGIDGVGIGRLISNTEPVTMILLTDGSGVAGIPIDFRLFFDPPFLGSEMTRDAFRWDQKFYTVVFRIPSTPYRPTISQLTAIDIDMPVIERLCARTGGRSFSIVSPRQIQTTIDYLLAMGNQYKIGVRFECLPAIHFTAAPITSDEVNLVKMKFKKVIDKRPVTNIISRLNPQARPVTCHWPIPESFFPMRTMDQLPQRTSHPVILCAPIALPLHIRPELPVDKLELEPGGISDIIMEILQGRKDMTVWTYMEGSSNGPTAPFGCLRMNTLGTGITLILMPFNFPMLYSLVEEIVKEPFLNKSQVWRSKLESYFHTVPFYYNTQIRVCLDKFDVKVDYSSSMSMFYPGQLLSNLNRFKAKAREELDQMAIASKLNDSKTLKIVNPSIRIERITSRSTIIGLGNSEVDIEDDSLEGYESTPIYAGDFKIPLYPPSITDAQLDSAYRTPYSSPIEDLTSKLNRIQANIELMFDPNKITLLDMAKLGTKARFNTLEELHNMPQKLMGEYEPYQAARVKYYGQPMRKIDEEKDRTHAFGNPYKLKGLGAGIDEVMDSAVVDNNSPSTSGQPKRFGGEGRQGGGPPKRRRGPLGIDAYDQYRIRRSMRGSSAGSDISDISSSLGTFDQDSDMTTPGTSGMNTPISEFDDLQLQEMDSDDQLMKNLDEVQALRKKEEAQVQPKIKKPPPVPPASILSSQEILTRKIRIGSIIRKPANHCAFEEIMTLVAGITQEACSQLIKYALRESQRFKLKQLTERLENRLKTV; encoded by the exons ATGccgtgttttttcttcattttggaTACAAGTGGATCCATGTCCACCCGTGCACATCCACAATTCTCCTTCTTCGATTTGGCAaagaattttatcgaaaattttatcaag CAGCGGACAAAAGGTGACAATCGAATGATGGTTGGAAGAGAAACagacaaatattttctaatgaCAACACAAGCAAGATATCCTAAAAATGTTAAA GTAGCTTGTGAAAAACTTGGTGCAGTGGTTATCGAGGAAATAAAGAAACTTCATCTTCCTTACGGGTCCTGTCAATTACACCATGCCATTCTTGAAGCTTTCAAAGTTCTTCATGTCAGTCGTGTTCAAACTGGAATTGATGGTGTCGGAATAGGAAGACTTATTTCAAATACAGAACCGGTTACAATGATATTATTGACTGATGGAAGTGGTGTTGCTGGAATTCCAATcgattttcgacttttttttgatcCACCGTTTCTTGGATCGGAAATGACGAGGGATGCGTTTAGATGGGATCAAAAGTTTTATACCGTG gtatttcGTATTCCATCCACTCCATATCGTCCAACAATTTCCCAGCTAACAGCAATTGACATAGATATGCCTGTCATTGAAAGGCTGTGCGCCAGGACAGGTGGACGAAGCTTCTCAATTGTATCACCTCGTCAAATTCAGACTACAATTGATTATCTTTTGGCGATGGGTAATCAATACAAAATTGGCGTTCGATTCGAGTGTCTGCCAGCAATAC ACTTTACAGCTGCTCCAATAACTTCCGATGAAGTGAATCTTGTCAAAATGAAGTTTAAGAAAGTTATCGATAAAAGACCAGTCACAAACATTATTTCTCGTTTGAATCCACAAGCACGCCCAGTAACATGCCATTGGCCAATTCCAGAGAGTTTCTTTCCGATGAGAACTAT GGATCAACTTCCTCAACGTACATCACATCCAGTCATTTTGTGTGCCCCAATTGCACTTCCACTTCATATTCGTCCAGAACTTCCAGTTGATAAATTAGAATTAGAACCTGGTGGTATTAGTGATATCATTATGGAGATATTACAAGGTCGCAAAGATATGACAGTTTGg acatacATGGAAGGTTCATCAAATGGACCAACAGCTCCATTTGGATGTCTACGAATGAATACTCTTGGAACTGGTATTACATTAATATTAATGCCATTCAATTTCCCAATGCTCTATTCACTTGTTGAAGAAATCGTTAAAGAACCATTTTTAAACAAGTCGCAAGTTTGGAGATCAAAGCTGGAATCATACTTTCACACTGTTCCATTCTACTACAATACG caaatccgTGTTTGTTTGGACAAGTTCGATGTGAAAGTAGATTATTCGAGCTCAATGAGCATGTTTTATCCAGGTCAACTACTGAGTAATCTGAATCGATTTAAAGCAAAAGCAAGAGAAGAATTAGATCAAATGGCTATCGCCTCCAAGTTAAATGATTCAAAGACTCTGAAAATAGTTAATCCTTCT ATCCGAATCGAACGAATCACATCCAGATCTACCATTATTGGGTTAGGAAACAGTGAAGTTGATATTGAGGATGATAGTCTAGAAGGATATGAGTCTACTCCTATTTATGCAGGAGATTTCAAG ATTCCACTTTACCCACCATCTATTACTGATGCTCAGTTGGATTCTGCTTACCGTACTCCTTACTCTTCACCTATTGAAGATCTTACCAGCAAGCTGAACag aattcaAGCGAATATCGAATTGATGTTTGATCCGAACAAGATTACTCTCCTCGATATGGCTAAACTTGGAACAAAAGCAAGATTCAACACACTTG aagagcTCCACAACATGCCTCAAAAGCTCATGGGAGAATACGAGCCGTATCAAGCT GCAAGAGTCAAGTACTACGGTCAACCGATGCGTAAAATTGATGAAGAAAAGGATCGTACTCATGCATTCGGAAATCCATACAAACTGAAAGGTTTGGGTGCTGGAATCGATGAG GTTATGGATAGTGCTGTAGTGGATAACAATTCCCCTTCGACTTCTGGCCAACCAAAACGATTTGGTGGAGAAGGCCGTCAAGGTGGAGGACCTCCAAAACGAAGACGTGGACCACTTGGAATCGACGCATATGATCAGTACAGAATACGTCGATCGATGCGCGGATCATCAGCTGGCTCAGATATTTCTGACATATCATCAAGTTTGGGAACATTTGATCAAGATTCAGATATGACAACTCCTGGAACAAGTGGAATGAATACTCCAATTTCCGAATTCGATGATCTACAATTACAAGAAATGGATTCTGATGATCAATTAATGAAGAATTTAGATGAAGTTCAAGCTTTGAggaagaaagaagaagcacAGGTTCAGCCAAAGATAAAG aaacCTCCACCAGTTCCACCTGCAAGTATTCTATCCAGTCAGGAAATTCTCACacgaaaaattagaattgggTCGATTATCAGAAAGCCAGCAAACC ATTGTGCGTTCGAAGAAATAATGACACTAGTAGCTGGAATAACACAAGAAGCATGTTCACAATTGATTAAATATGCCCTACGAGAATCTCAACGattcaaattgaaacaacTCACTGAACGTCTCGAAAATCGACTGAAaactgtttga